One window of Dethiosulfovibrio russensis genomic DNA carries:
- a CDS encoding type II toxin-antitoxin system RelE/ParE family toxin, giving the protein MIKITQTETYKKWEADLKDRRAQKTITARLFRVANGLLGDCHPVGEGISELRIHYGPGYRVYFKQRGETLIILLCGGDKSSQRQDIKQAKEIAKNLEVNEHD; this is encoded by the coding sequence ATGATAAAGATAACGCAGACCGAGACATACAAAAAATGGGAGGCCGATCTGAAAGACAGACGAGCCCAAAAGACGATAACGGCTAGGCTCTTCCGGGTAGCAAACGGACTCCTCGGTGATTGTCACCCGGTAGGCGAAGGAATCTCCGAATTGAGAATCCACTATGGTCCTGGTTATCGGGTCTACTTCAAACAAAGAGGAGAAACCCTGATCATCCTCTTGTGTGGCGGAGATAAATCCAGTCAGAGACAGGACATAAAGCAGGCTAAGGAAATAGCCAAAAATCTGGAGGTGAACGAACATGACTGA
- a CDS encoding addiction module antidote protein, with protein MTEKLYDYDFAEQLDDIEAIEIFLEDAFETNDPGYIAQALGVVARSKGMGEIAKKTGLSREQLYRSLSDKGNPTLQTLLAVLTALNLHLKVTA; from the coding sequence ATGACTGAGAAACTCTATGATTATGATTTCGCCGAGCAACTCGACGACATAGAGGCTATAGAGATCTTCCTCGAAGACGCTTTCGAGACGAACGACCCGGGCTACATAGCTCAAGCCCTCGGCGTAGTAGCCAGATCCAAGGGCATGGGTGAAATAGCCAAAAAGACCGGACTATCCAGAGAACAGCTCTATCGAAGCCTAAGCGATAAAGGCAACCCCACATTGCAGACCCTTCTCGCCGTCCTGACGGCTTTGAATCTACACCTTAAAGTCACGGCATAG
- a CDS encoding helix-turn-helix domain-containing protein, translated as MERNIVIDNRKFWFARVDISVLLDEGIDAYAKATYAVLCAYAGSGRECFPSAETLAKKVKCSRDRLFKSLRILVEFGVLQKVTQSNKSFQTVNKYILTGGADSTQAVRQTDTESPSERLPQSVSRTPGVRQADPRCPSDVHRTRDIELEPKNDKDIVGKSAEDTAGLPLDPVPGEEIVPQPGETPPPCPYRAIADLWDEVMVPMGKRGVRILSETRQNTLRSRWRTKGDPGAPPWPWADLKTWREYFLYVSQSKFLVDGRFCDFDWVIKATNWIKIREGKYHQEGDCR; from the coding sequence GTGGAGCGCAACATAGTAATAGACAACCGAAAGTTCTGGTTCGCCAGGGTGGACATCTCCGTACTGCTGGACGAAGGAATAGACGCCTATGCGAAAGCCACCTACGCCGTACTGTGCGCCTACGCCGGATCGGGCAGGGAATGCTTTCCCAGTGCGGAGACCCTGGCCAAAAAAGTGAAGTGCAGCAGAGACCGACTCTTCAAGAGCCTCAGGATACTGGTGGAGTTCGGAGTCCTGCAGAAGGTGACCCAGTCCAACAAATCATTCCAGACGGTCAACAAATACATCCTTACGGGAGGCGCCGATTCCACTCAGGCAGTCCGCCAAACGGACACCGAGAGTCCGTCAGAAAGACTCCCGCAGTCCGTCTCACGTACCCCCGGTGTACGCCAGGCGGACCCCCGGTGTCCGTCAGACGTACACAGAACTAGAGACATAGAACTAGAACCAAAGAACGATAAAGACATAGTGGGCAAGTCCGCCGAAGACACGGCGGGACTTCCCCTCGACCCCGTGCCCGGGGAGGAGATCGTACCCCAACCGGGGGAGACTCCGCCTCCCTGTCCCTACAGGGCCATAGCCGATCTCTGGGACGAGGTGATGGTCCCTATGGGTAAGCGAGGCGTCAGGATCCTCTCGGAGACCAGGCAGAATACCCTGAGATCCCGATGGAGAACCAAAGGCGACCCCGGAGCCCCTCCCTGGCCATGGGCCGACCTGAAAACCTGGCGGGAGTACTTTTTGTACGTCTCTCAGAGCAAGTTTCTGGTGGACGGCAGATTCTGCGACTTCGACTGGGTGATAAAGGCAACCAACTGGATCAAGATCCGGGAGGGCAAATATCACCAGGAAGGAGACTGCCGATGA
- a CDS encoding helix-turn-helix transcriptional regulator, whose translation MFFGDDFQGFCVKLSQGIAPLLAKSTAKLLSPVLEQAVADAVSGIEKGPEPLFLSLEQVLAIFPVGKSTWWEGVKKGDYPAPYRLSDRRVAWDVEELRQLKARLVAEKRCSA comes from the coding sequence ATGTTCTTCGGCGATGATTTTCAGGGGTTCTGCGTAAAGCTGTCTCAGGGGATCGCCCCTTTGCTGGCCAAGTCGACGGCAAAGCTGTTGAGCCCCGTTTTGGAACAGGCGGTTGCGGATGCCGTGTCCGGTATTGAAAAGGGGCCCGAGCCTCTGTTTCTGAGTCTGGAACAGGTGCTGGCCATATTCCCGGTAGGCAAGTCTACCTGGTGGGAGGGCGTCAAGAAGGGGGATTATCCGGCTCCCTATAGGCTTTCCGATCGCCGTGTTGCCTGGGATGTGGAGGAACTGCGTCAGTTGAAAGCCCGTCTGGTGGCTGAAAAGCGGTGTTCGGCATGA
- a CDS encoding helix-turn-helix domain-containing protein — protein sequence MSKWGEVLKSARDLVGMTQVEAANRTGLSRNTIINYEKGYRIPGADELELLGKVYKQTFVTPECSNPPLPREKEEVSA from the coding sequence ATGAGCAAATGGGGCGAAGTTTTGAAGTCAGCGAGAGATTTAGTTGGTATGACCCAGGTTGAAGCGGCAAACAGAACGGGGTTGTCGAGGAACACGATCATAAACTACGAGAAGGGTTATAGAATTCCTGGAGCCGATGAGCTTGAACTTTTAGGTAAGGTGTATAAGCAAACGTTTGTTACTCCGGAATGTTCAAACCCTCCCCTCCCCCGGGAGAAGGAGGAGGTGTCAGCCTGA
- a CDS encoding XRE family transcriptional regulator, producing MGDLLAERMKSLRTQAGLNQKDLADMTGLSRNTIINYEGNKRNPDANSLKLIAQALGTTSSYLNGETDDPAPLEPQNKVESRIFKDPSQVGEKVLMIPIVSGVKACCGNGNLYAHDVEWEMTSVYPIRESELIGYSWQTKDFKIIEVEGDSMAPRIEDGAWLLFAAGIEAENGDIVVAMCNGRIMVRGIEFDKEGGITLRAINESYLDKKVREEEEFYVLGTVIGEVPRKGFKLIGKIY from the coding sequence ATGGGGGATCTTCTAGCAGAAAGGATGAAAAGCCTAAGGACTCAGGCAGGCTTGAATCAAAAGGACTTAGCTGATATGACTGGGCTATCACGCAACACAATCATTAACTACGAGGGGAACAAGAGGAACCCTGACGCTAACTCACTTAAGCTGATTGCGCAGGCCCTGGGGACCACGTCATCATATCTCAACGGTGAAACAGATGACCCCGCCCCGCTAGAGCCACAAAACAAGGTAGAATCCAGAATTTTCAAAGACCCATCCCAAGTAGGAGAAAAGGTCTTGATGATCCCTATAGTCTCCGGAGTAAAGGCCTGCTGTGGGAATGGGAATCTGTATGCGCACGATGTCGAATGGGAAATGACCTCGGTCTACCCAATTCGAGAAAGCGAGTTGATCGGTTACAGCTGGCAGACGAAGGACTTCAAGATCATTGAGGTCGAAGGAGATTCCATGGCCCCCAGGATCGAAGACGGGGCGTGGCTACTCTTCGCCGCCGGAATAGAAGCTGAAAACGGCGATATCGTCGTCGCCATGTGCAACGGCAGGATTATGGTCAGGGGAATAGAGTTCGACAAGGAAGGAGGGATAACCCTAAGAGCGATAAACGAGAGCTATTTGGACAAGAAGGTACGTGAAGAAGAAGAGTTTTACGTGCTGGGAACAGTGATCGGAGAGGTGCCAAGGAAGGGGTTCAAGCTGATAGGGAAAATTTATTGA
- a CDS encoding DUF4041 domain-containing protein yields the protein MSIELVVILIVAISLAFLYLLQKQRKRLDQLSKYEPVANLEKEISDKNNELSARQKELEEIKRETDLAEERLNDTLAELQKGEEKLEIQSYGMYDPEFDFETSEEYRAQIKELKEKQKKMIKNKVAVSSETGWTVNGDYSKGEKMIERNSKLMLRAFNGECDSAISNVKWNNAPRMEERINKSYSSINRLGKSHSILISNEYLRLKISEVHATHEYQMKLYEEKEEQRRIKEQMREEQKAQKEIEKAIKDAAKEEDLLQKAMDKIKKKYDQAKNEEKSKLEAKILELKEKLKEVEEKNQRALSMAQQTKRGYVYVISNIGSFGENIYKIGMTRRLEPLDRVRELGDASVPFKFDVHAMIWSEDAPSLERDLHKHFAFNQVNKVNHRKEFFNASIKEIKEEVTRMGIEAKWTMAAEAREYQETQSINRLISENPQAKEAWLNREISVEDISIWDDGEDEMAAS from the coding sequence ATGTCAATAGAACTAGTTGTTATATTGATTGTAGCTATATCACTAGCATTCTTGTATTTATTGCAAAAACAACGGAAGCGACTTGACCAACTGTCAAAATACGAGCCGGTTGCAAACCTGGAAAAAGAGATATCTGACAAGAATAATGAGCTCAGCGCAAGACAAAAGGAACTTGAGGAAATCAAGAGAGAGACAGACCTCGCAGAAGAACGACTTAACGATACCCTTGCCGAGCTGCAAAAAGGCGAAGAAAAACTTGAGATACAATCCTATGGCATGTATGACCCCGAATTCGATTTTGAAACGTCGGAAGAATACAGGGCTCAGATAAAAGAGCTAAAAGAAAAACAAAAAAAGATGATAAAGAATAAGGTCGCGGTCTCAAGCGAAACTGGGTGGACTGTAAATGGAGACTACTCAAAAGGCGAGAAGATGATAGAACGAAACTCAAAACTTATGCTGAGAGCTTTCAATGGAGAGTGTGACTCAGCTATTTCAAATGTGAAATGGAACAACGCACCCCGCATGGAAGAGAGGATCAATAAATCATACTCAAGCATAAATCGCCTAGGCAAAAGCCACTCCATCCTTATATCAAATGAATATCTTCGTCTAAAAATTTCTGAAGTGCATGCTACTCACGAGTATCAAATGAAGCTATACGAAGAAAAGGAAGAGCAACGACGGATAAAAGAACAAATGCGAGAAGAACAGAAAGCACAAAAAGAAATCGAAAAAGCCATTAAAGACGCTGCCAAGGAAGAAGACCTGCTTCAAAAAGCAATGGACAAGATCAAGAAAAAATACGATCAAGCAAAAAACGAAGAAAAGAGCAAGCTGGAAGCAAAAATACTAGAGCTAAAAGAAAAATTAAAAGAAGTCGAAGAAAAGAACCAACGAGCTCTTTCTATGGCGCAACAGACGAAAAGGGGCTATGTCTATGTCATTTCCAACATAGGTTCCTTTGGAGAGAACATCTATAAAATCGGCATGACAAGACGACTTGAACCATTAGATAGGGTAAGAGAGCTAGGAGATGCCAGTGTCCCATTCAAATTCGACGTCCACGCTATGATATGGAGCGAGGATGCGCCATCCCTTGAAAGAGACCTACATAAACATTTCGCTTTCAACCAGGTAAACAAGGTCAACCATCGGAAAGAATTTTTCAACGCCTCTATCAAAGAAATCAAGGAAGAAGTCACGCGAATGGGGATAGAGGCCAAGTGGACCATGGCAGCAGAGGCAAGAGAATACCAGGAAACCCAAAGCATTAACCGTCTGATATCAGAAAACCCACAGGCAAAGGAAGCTTGGTTAAATCGTGAAATTTCCGTAGAAGATATTTCCATTTGGGATGACGGCGAGGACGAAATGGCTGCGAGTTAG
- a CDS encoding AAA family ATPase, with translation MANAEQIKSLIRSHFSNERERFYSIALQVAAHEAKKGHMALANDIRDIILKEKSKSGPNIISFPKDLRGLVLTEEPTLPRSSLVMSNDHKKRIDRILHEYSQQEKLKAYGLKHRRKILLIGPPGTGKTMTAKVLAKELGLPLQTIQVDRLVTKFMGETGAKLRQIFDLIQQELAVYLFDEFDAIGGERSRDDDVGEMRRVLNSFLQFIEQDTSDSLIVAATNNPSLLDQALFRRFDDVLYYDNPDEKQRKQLICNVLGTFVNASSFKWDESLKQSDGLSHGEIDGACRDAIKEAILSDKELVKEDRLIVMIQERKEAKSGGDIRR, from the coding sequence ATGGCAAATGCGGAACAGATAAAATCACTAATACGGTCTCACTTCAGCAACGAAAGAGAGCGATTTTATAGTATCGCTCTACAAGTTGCTGCCCATGAAGCTAAAAAAGGGCATATGGCTCTTGCTAATGATATTAGAGATATTATTTTAAAAGAAAAGAGCAAAAGTGGCCCTAATATTATATCTTTCCCCAAGGATCTCCGTGGCTTAGTTTTAACAGAAGAGCCTACTCTTCCACGGTCTTCTCTTGTTATGAGCAACGATCATAAGAAACGAATCGATCGAATTCTCCATGAATATAGCCAACAGGAAAAGTTGAAAGCCTACGGCTTAAAACATCGTAGAAAGATCCTCCTTATTGGCCCACCTGGAACAGGCAAAACAATGACAGCAAAAGTACTGGCTAAAGAGCTAGGGTTGCCTTTGCAAACAATACAGGTAGACCGTTTAGTAACAAAATTTATGGGGGAAACCGGCGCAAAGCTACGACAGATATTTGACCTAATCCAGCAAGAACTCGCCGTTTATTTATTTGATGAATTTGACGCTATCGGAGGAGAACGCTCTCGTGACGATGACGTAGGAGAAATGCGGCGTGTCTTAAACTCATTTTTGCAATTCATAGAACAGGATACTTCTGATAGTTTGATAGTGGCAGCAACCAACAACCCCTCGCTACTCGATCAAGCTCTTTTTAGACGTTTTGATGATGTCCTCTATTACGATAACCCTGACGAGAAGCAGAGAAAACAACTAATATGTAATGTTCTTGGGACTTTTGTCAATGCATCTTCGTTTAAATGGGACGAAAGCTTAAAACAAAGCGATGGGTTGAGCCACGGTGAAATTGATGGAGCATGTCGAGACGCCATAAAAGAAGCAATTTTATCCGACAAGGAGCTTGTCAAAGAAGATCGTTTGATCGTCATGATTCAAGAAAGGAAAGAAGCCAAGAGCGGCGGTGACATAAGGAGGTAA
- a CDS encoding S8 family peptidase, producing the protein MQVNLPHLFIKDTAKTRKFTTPPRDHSNDPSKIRPERQRVPHADFLKNKFNEAWREATNAQIAINATDREGVYLEFGGEAGYELATKSLEDLKGSKKARLLNVRKLKENENDDNETTYATVFIPNRKRRNFLKKINNYRNDGNTNAALIETISQIKQVDSIQPFWQDDVNLIPDDNPVWCEVWLSSDLESDVADFESLLKNQRIYYDSNTIFFPERAVKLVKANRAQLYRLILLSDHLAEFRRSKELSSFWDNLSPHEQSEWAKELLSRIQKNGTYNDFSVCLLDTGVNNGHVLLSPILKDSDCQAVTPTWQSNDSNGHGTSMAGIAAYGDLSSALGNNNPVLLSHCLESVKIIPPTGGNDQKLWGAITSQGVSLAEIQAPNRKRIFCMATTANETRNPGRPTSWSAELDQITSGATDEPQRLLIISAGNCNDYMPYYYKQCNAVVNDPNQSWNAITVGAYTEKREIKDPTLSGYIPMAPYRGLSPFSTTSLNQSWGTEWPLKPDILMEGGNLACGFNNSVCQCNDLMDLSTYHQPTVAQFTPFGMTSCATAKAAWFAAQIQTQYPNYWPETIRALMVHSAQWTDQMIQDFGNGMKNKTDVRRLIKVCGYGVPDLQKALYCASNSLTLIAQEKIQPFQKRGSAAPSTKDMHFYELPWPKEELESLQDMPVEMRVTLSYFIEPGPGERGWKDRYRYPSHLLRFELISPNESKKEFLYRINKADRNEADRNTQTGSPSDHWKIGSNTRDKGSLHSDIWQGTAAELASSNLMAIIPRIGWWKQRANLMCYNKETRYSLIVSITTPSQEVDIYTPVANKIAIATPISLT; encoded by the coding sequence ATGCAGGTCAATCTTCCTCATCTCTTTATTAAAGACACAGCAAAAACACGAAAATTCACAACTCCCCCAAGAGATCACTCTAATGATCCCTCAAAAATAAGACCTGAACGTCAACGTGTTCCGCATGCAGATTTTCTTAAAAATAAATTTAACGAAGCCTGGCGAGAAGCCACAAACGCACAAATCGCGATAAATGCAACTGACCGAGAAGGTGTCTATTTAGAGTTCGGAGGAGAGGCGGGCTATGAACTCGCCACAAAATCACTTGAAGACCTTAAAGGATCTAAAAAAGCTCGTCTCCTTAATGTTAGAAAACTAAAGGAGAACGAAAACGACGATAACGAAACAACCTATGCAACTGTGTTTATCCCCAACAGAAAAAGGAGGAATTTTCTTAAAAAAATAAATAATTACCGTAACGACGGCAACACCAATGCCGCTCTTATAGAGACAATTTCCCAGATAAAACAAGTCGATTCAATTCAACCCTTTTGGCAAGATGACGTTAACTTGATTCCTGACGACAACCCCGTATGGTGTGAGGTTTGGCTAAGTTCCGACCTAGAAAGCGATGTCGCTGATTTTGAATCACTGCTTAAAAACCAAAGGATTTATTATGATTCTAATACCATTTTTTTCCCAGAAAGAGCGGTCAAATTAGTTAAGGCAAATCGAGCTCAACTGTATAGACTAATCCTTTTATCTGATCATTTGGCAGAATTTCGCCGTTCTAAAGAACTTTCCAGTTTTTGGGATAATTTATCCCCCCATGAGCAATCAGAATGGGCAAAAGAACTTCTCAGTAGAATACAAAAAAATGGGACTTACAATGATTTTTCCGTCTGCCTTTTAGATACAGGCGTCAATAATGGACACGTATTGCTCTCTCCAATATTAAAAGACAGCGATTGTCAAGCAGTAACACCAACCTGGCAAAGCAACGACTCTAACGGACACGGGACCTCTATGGCAGGAATCGCCGCATATGGGGACCTAAGCAGTGCATTGGGAAACAACAATCCTGTACTTCTTAGCCATTGCCTCGAATCAGTAAAAATAATCCCCCCTACAGGAGGAAACGACCAAAAACTATGGGGAGCCATCACTAGTCAAGGAGTCAGTTTAGCGGAAATTCAAGCTCCAAATCGTAAAAGAATCTTCTGCATGGCAACAACAGCTAATGAAACCAGGAACCCAGGTAGGCCTACTTCCTGGTCGGCTGAACTAGACCAAATTACTTCCGGTGCAACAGACGAGCCCCAAAGGTTATTAATAATTAGCGCAGGGAACTGCAACGATTACATGCCTTATTATTACAAACAATGCAACGCTGTCGTGAATGATCCCAATCAATCTTGGAATGCTATAACGGTTGGAGCTTACACTGAAAAAAGGGAGATAAAAGACCCCACTCTTTCAGGATACATTCCTATGGCACCATATCGAGGATTATCTCCCTTCAGCACAACCTCTTTAAACCAGTCTTGGGGAACAGAATGGCCCTTAAAACCGGATATATTGATGGAAGGTGGAAACCTAGCCTGCGGCTTCAATAATTCTGTGTGTCAGTGTAACGATTTAATGGATCTGTCTACATATCATCAACCAACCGTAGCACAATTCACACCCTTTGGGATGACAAGTTGTGCAACAGCAAAAGCCGCATGGTTTGCTGCTCAAATTCAGACACAATATCCGAACTATTGGCCAGAAACGATTCGTGCTTTGATGGTTCATTCGGCCCAATGGACCGATCAAATGATTCAGGATTTTGGAAATGGCATGAAAAACAAAACTGACGTTCGCAGATTAATTAAAGTTTGCGGTTATGGCGTTCCAGATTTGCAAAAAGCACTATATTGCGCATCAAATTCTTTGACCTTAATAGCCCAAGAAAAAATCCAACCTTTCCAAAAGAGAGGCTCAGCAGCACCATCCACAAAGGATATGCACTTTTACGAATTACCTTGGCCTAAAGAAGAGCTTGAGAGTCTCCAAGACATGCCTGTTGAAATGCGTGTGACCCTCTCTTATTTTATCGAGCCTGGCCCAGGAGAAAGAGGATGGAAAGATCGATACCGTTACCCTTCACACCTTTTACGATTTGAATTGATATCCCCTAATGAATCAAAGAAGGAATTCCTTTATCGTATAAATAAGGCTGACCGGAACGAGGCGGATAGAAATACACAAACAGGAAGCCCAAGCGACCATTGGAAAATCGGCTCTAATACTAGGGATAAAGGCTCGCTTCACTCAGACATTTGGCAAGGCACAGCGGCTGAACTCGCATCATCAAACTTAATGGCGATTATCCCTCGTATTGGTTGGTGGAAACAGCGTGCAAATCTGATGTGTTACAACAAAGAAACCCGTTATTCTCTTATCGTTTCCATAACTACACCGTCGCAAGAAGTGGATATATACACTCCTGTTGCCAATAAGATAGCTATAGCTACGCCGATAAGTTTAACATGA
- a CDS encoding LexA family protein: MTRGERLRRVRKDQGLTQTELARLSGVKQNTVSQVENDRIGLSIETWENLASVLGCSVGYLVSGEGDRKSSGHRGSTGKLSFSQWIDVPILDDTAVACAGNGIGGMAEVYADAEDSIMLPGELLGTVSVNADRRPFIITVEGDSMEEAGILDGSQVVVNPEEEVYDGDPALVSFGRNGDWAVKWVYWQRNGAAEIRSSSLRYPPRSFSVEDIDEGLFQIIGKVVRTLGKPKRGA; encoded by the coding sequence ATGACTCGAGGGGAGAGATTGCGCCGGGTCAGAAAAGATCAGGGTCTTACTCAGACCGAGCTGGCCAGGTTGTCGGGGGTAAAGCAAAACACCGTAAGTCAGGTCGAAAACGATAGAATAGGTCTCTCCATAGAGACTTGGGAAAACTTAGCCTCCGTTTTGGGGTGTTCCGTAGGTTATCTCGTAAGTGGAGAGGGAGATCGAAAAAGCTCCGGGCACAGGGGGTCTACCGGAAAGCTCTCGTTTTCTCAGTGGATAGACGTTCCCATTCTCGACGATACAGCAGTGGCCTGTGCTGGAAACGGCATAGGTGGAATGGCCGAGGTCTATGCAGATGCGGAGGACTCTATAATGCTTCCCGGCGAGCTGTTGGGAACCGTATCGGTGAACGCCGATCGTCGTCCCTTCATAATCACGGTGGAGGGAGATAGCATGGAAGAGGCCGGAATTTTGGATGGAAGTCAAGTCGTGGTAAATCCGGAGGAAGAGGTGTACGATGGCGACCCCGCTTTGGTAAGCTTCGGGCGAAACGGCGATTGGGCGGTCAAATGGGTCTATTGGCAGAGAAACGGAGCGGCGGAGATACGATCGTCCTCCTTGAGATACCCTCCCAGATCCTTTTCCGTGGAAGATATAGACGAAGGGCTATTCCAGATAATAGGTAAGGTAGTCAGGACGTTAGGTAAGCCTAAAAGAGGGGCTTAA
- a CDS encoding carbon-nitrogen hydrolase family protein: MSTSKRLKIACVQLRARDVEERQESLKEALDGIREASGFGAQIVVLPEAVFPGYVLDRWAEDPDSPDESRRALESFRESAMENGVYLAVGLALHKNGSWINGAVLIDPDGEILLEEGKRFLWHFDDRWFKKAHSYDLADTPWGKIGLLICADARNPEVIRNLSRKGANLILDLANLTSSGKDADLLLNQQVNFMLPVRAFENCVWIAMANKSGMENRSVVYCGRSGIYDPSGRSVAALESKDPGVLVEEIDLSNCLSMVPLKEGICGTLIEEKFPVFQGEAAVVMVSLAQLDWDSLVVLNRVKSFVRQAWLQRADLLVLSPLPDSDEMESLAMELLLDLSRSYENMWIVFARENGPKGPISWSIKNGQVCNVSLGSHGHGLGDAVPVVRTDIGAWGILIEEDGYVPEISRIQAIEGAEILVWFAPDGPMTEHLARSRAAENKLFVVAAASASVGGSLIASPDGAVLSQAFVGEDQMISALCPLCLSREKSVVPGTDVLLDRSPEDNIFRNR; encoded by the coding sequence ATGTCGACTTCTAAGAGGTTGAAGATCGCCTGTGTTCAACTGAGAGCTAGAGACGTGGAGGAAAGGCAAGAGTCCTTAAAGGAAGCCCTCGATGGCATAAGAGAGGCCTCTGGGTTTGGAGCTCAGATAGTGGTCCTTCCCGAGGCTGTTTTCCCGGGATATGTGTTGGATCGCTGGGCCGAGGATCCTGACTCTCCGGATGAATCTCGAAGGGCTCTGGAAAGCTTCAGGGAATCCGCCATGGAAAACGGAGTTTATCTGGCCGTAGGTCTGGCACTTCACAAAAACGGAAGCTGGATAAACGGAGCGGTCCTCATCGATCCGGATGGGGAGATCCTTCTGGAGGAAGGCAAGCGTTTTCTGTGGCATTTCGACGATCGATGGTTCAAAAAAGCTCACTCCTACGATTTGGCCGATACCCCTTGGGGCAAGATCGGACTTTTGATATGTGCTGATGCCAGAAATCCCGAAGTGATTCGTAATCTGTCCCGTAAAGGGGCAAATCTGATATTGGATCTTGCCAACCTTACATCTTCTGGAAAGGATGCTGATTTGCTTTTAAATCAGCAGGTAAATTTCATGCTACCGGTAAGGGCCTTTGAAAACTGTGTCTGGATAGCTATGGCCAACAAATCCGGCATGGAAAACCGATCGGTCGTCTACTGTGGAAGATCTGGCATATACGATCCTTCAGGTCGCTCTGTAGCCGCCCTGGAATCGAAGGATCCAGGTGTGCTGGTGGAGGAAATCGATCTGTCCAACTGTCTCAGCATGGTCCCACTCAAAGAGGGTATCTGTGGCACATTGATCGAGGAAAAATTCCCTGTTTTTCAAGGGGAAGCCGCTGTGGTTATGGTCTCTTTGGCTCAATTGGACTGGGATTCACTGGTCGTATTGAATAGGGTAAAGAGCTTTGTCCGCCAGGCCTGGCTTCAGAGAGCCGATCTGTTGGTCCTGTCTCCGCTGCCAGACTCAGATGAGATGGAGTCCTTAGCGATGGAGCTTCTGCTGGATTTATCTCGGTCATATGAAAATATGTGGATCGTCTTTGCCCGAGAAAACGGTCCTAAAGGGCCGATCTCGTGGTCGATCAAAAATGGCCAGGTCTGTAATGTCTCTCTCGGTAGCCACGGCCATGGTCTGGGAGATGCGGTTCCCGTGGTTCGAACCGACATAGGAGCCTGGGGAATCTTGATCGAGGAGGACGGTTACGTGCCGGAGATCTCTAGAATACAGGCGATCGAGGGGGCGGAGATACTCGTTTGGTTTGCCCCTGATGGGCCTATGACGGAGCATCTGGCCAGAAGCAGAGCGGCGGAGAATAAACTGTTTGTGGTAGCCGCAGCTTCTGCATCCGTCGGAGGAAGTCTTATTGCGTCTCCCGACGGAGCCGTTTTATCCCAGGCTTTTGTAGGCGAAGATCAAATGATATCGGCACTATGTCCTCTATGTTTATCCAGAGAAAAATCGGTAGTTCCCGGTACGGACGTGCTTTTAGACAGATCTCCCGAGGATAATATCTTCAGGAACCGGTAG
- a CDS encoding type II toxin-antitoxin system RelE family toxin has protein sequence MTWTIEYDVAAVKGLKNVGKLGYYWRYRVGDYRLICSIEDSKVTILVVLIDHRGDVYKKG, from the coding sequence TTGACTTGGACGATTGAGTACGACGTTGCCGCAGTAAAAGGCCTTAAAAATGTAGGCAAACTTGGATATTATTGGCGTTACAGGGTCGGTGATTACCGTCTGATATGCTCGATCGAAGATAGCAAAGTCACCATCCTGGTGGTGCTTATAGACCACAGGGGAGACGTGTATAAAAAAGGATAG